The DNA window ACAGAGTCCGACGGGAGGCGCCCTCCCCGCCCCGGGCGGGGAGGTGCCGGACGCGGCCGCCCTCGCCGAGCGCCTGGCGTCCCTGGCCCCCGGCGCGGACCTGGCCGCCCTCGTCGAGGGGCTCATGAGCGGCCTCCTGGGTCCCGCCGTGCCCGCCCCGCTGCGCGAGGAGGCCCAGGGGGAGGCGGCGCTGCTGGACGAGGGGCCCCTGGCGCCCGCGGACCTGTCCCTGCTGCGAGCGGCCCAGACCCGCGAGATCGGCGCCGCCGGGGCGCTCGCGGCGGACGCCCTGGGCGAGATGGGGGCGGAGGTGCTGAGCGAGGTCGTGGCGGCCTGCCACCGCCTGGCGGCCTGGTCCCAGTGGGCCCTGGGCGTGGCGAGCGCCTGCCTGGCCCGCAGCCCCGAGATGCGCACGGGCCCGGCGTCCTGGGGACCCGACGGGCGCGCGGAGCGCTTCGTCGCCCCGGAGGAGACCCGCTTCCGCGCCTCCAGCGAGATCGCCTGCCGTCTGGGCGTGTCGCGGGCGAGCGCCGAGCGCCTGCTGGACCGGGGCGAGGGCCTGCTGGACGGGGTCTTCACCCCCGTCGAATGCCTGCACCGCTGCGGCCTGCTCGACGAGGCCAAGGCCGCCCTCGTCCTGAGCCGTCTGAAGGGGGTCCCGTACGAGGTCGCCCGCGAGGTCCAGGAGCGGGTGCTGCCCCGCGCGCCCCAGCGCACCCGCCCCCAGCTCGCCCGCGACATCGACCGCGCCCTGACGGCCCTCGATCCGGAGGGGGCGGGCGCGCGCCGCCGGCACAATATCGCCCAGCGGCACGTCGGCCGCCCGAGTCCGCGCGGCGAGGGCGTGGCGCGCATGAGCCTGCTCCTGCCGACGGCGGACGCCTTCCTGCTTGACGCGACCCTCGACGCCGTCGCCGCCTCCGCCCGCGCCAGCGGCCAGGATCGGACCCTCGGCCAGCTGCGGGCCGACGCCCTGGTCGGCCTGTGCCTGCACGCGCTGCGCAGCTCCCAGCACGCCGCCCACCGCCGCGCCCCCGGCGGACCGGGGGAGGCCGTCGATCCCGCGGACTGGGCCGAGGCGCCCGCTCAGGGGCCGGACCCCGACGCGGAGCGCCGGCGCCTCCTGCCCGACGGGGTCCCCCTGGAGGGCCTGCTCTCCTCCCTCAGCGACCTGGTGGGCTCCTCGAGCCCCTGGTGGACGCCCTCGGGGACCGGCCCCGTCCCGCTCCCGCCGGGCCTGACCGTGAGGGTGGACGTGACCGTCCCGCTCGACCAGCTCCTGCCCGACGCCGCCGCACCCCCGGCGCGCGGGGCGGGTCCGCGCCCCCCGTCCTCCGGCGACCCTCCCGACGCCCCCGTCCTGACCGCGGGGGGCCGCAGCGCCCCCGTACCCGCCCTGCTCGCCCGGGCCCTGGCCGTCGGCGGGACCTGGCGGCGGATCGTCACCGACCCGCTCTCCGGCGCCGTGCTCGACGTCGGCCGCACCCGCTACCGCCCGCCCGCCGCCCTGGCCGATCTCGTGCGCGCCCGGGACCGCTCCTGCACCCATCCCGGGTGCGAGGTACCTGCGCGCCGCTGCGACCTCGACCACCTGCGGCCCTGGGCCCGGGGCGGCACCACCAGTCTGGACAACCTCACCGTCCTGTGCGAGGCCCACCACCGCCTCAAGCACACGCCCGGATGGTCGCTCGTGCGGCTGGACGACGGCGCCCTCCAGTGGCGCACGCCCTCGGGGGCCGGCTACCGCCGCGAGGCCGACGGCACCATTGTCCGCCTGCCCCGGCGGGTCGGGCCGCGCTCCCTCGTGGACCCCGGCGGGCCCGTCCCGGCGGGCCTGGCCGCGGCCGTCACCGGCCCCGTCCTGGAGCGCCTGGAGCGCGGACTGGCGCAGGCCGTCGCGCGGGCGGGGGAGGGGGCGGGCCGCCTGGAGACCCGCGGGCCCCGTCCCGGCCAGCGCCCCGGCGCCTTCGAGGCCGCCCCCTACCCCGCCGCCCTCCACGAGCTGGGCCTGACGGCGCTGCTGGACGCCGTCGTCCCCTTCTGATCTTCGGGGCCCGCCGCGCCGGCCCTAGCCCTTCTCGGCGGCGTTGTACCTGGGCAGCTCGCCGACGACGGGGGCGTCCTTGGTGTGCAGCTCGGAGTAGACCGACCAGGCCACGCTCACCAGCGGCACGGCGACGACGGCGCCCAGCAGTCCCGCGGAGAAGGTGCCCACCGCGACGGCCAGGCCCACGACCACCGGGTGCAGCGAGACCTGCCGGCCCATAATGAGCGGCTGGAGGATGTGCCCCTCGATCTGCCCGATCCCGGCCACGCCGAGCCCGACGACGACCATGGCGATGAAGCCCTTAGAGGCCAGCGCCACCACCATCGCCACCAGCATCGCCGCGGGCGCGCCGATGATGGGCACGAAGGCGCCGATGAAGACCAGGACCGCCAGGGGCGCCGCCAGCGGCACCCCGACCACCTGCAGGAAGACCCCCGCCATGACGGCGTCGGTCAGGGCCAGGATGACCGTGCCGCGGGCGTAGCCGGCGAAGGTGTACCAGCCGGCCCCGGCCGCGCGGTGGACCCTCTCGCGCAGGCGCGCCGGCAGCTCGTTGAGGAACCAGCGCCACATGCGCCCCCCGGAGGCCAGGAGGAAGATGGCCGTGAACAGCGCCAGCGCGAGCACGACGAAGACGTCGACGATCGAGCCCGCGTTGGACAGGACCTCCCCGGCCAGGCTCGGGGCGTTGGACTGCACGTACTCCTGCCCCTGCTCGACCAGGTTCTGCACGGTGTTGACGAGCTCCTGCTGGGTCAGGTGGACCGGCAGGGGCCCGTGCTCCAGGAAGTCGACGATCGTGTCCAGACCGTCGGAGAACTGCCGCGCCAGGGAGTCCCACTGGCTCGTCACCGAGGACACGACGTAGGCGATGAGGGCGGCCACCACCGCCAGGGCCGTGAGCAGGCCCAGGAATGTGGCCGGGTAGCGGGGCATGAAGCGGGCGAAGAAGGAGACCAGCGGGTAGAGGATCGCGGTGATGACCAGGGCGATGAACACCCCGATGAACACGGGGATGACCTGCGCCGTGCCTATGAACACGAGGCTGACGGCCGCCACAATGCCCAGCAGGAGCCAGGCGCCCACGCCGCCGCGCACGAGCCAGCTGGGCAGGGAGTCCAGGGTCGAGGACCGCGCGGCGACCTCGCCGACCACCCTCACGCGCGCGGTCTCCTCCGGCTCCGGCTCCGGCGCGGCGCGCCGCTCGCCGGAGTCGATCGGGGCGTCCAGGCGCATGACCAGGGCCCTGTCGGCCTCCCGCCACTGGTCCGCCCGGTCGATCTGACGGTGCAGCGCCTGCCTGGCCCGGAAGAGCGGGTTGATCGGGCGGTGCTCGCCGGCCCCGCGCGGGGGATCCGCCGGCCCGTCGGCCGGTGCGGCGACGTCGGCGGGGGCCTCGACCCCGGCCGGCTCCGGTGGGGGCCCCGGGACGGGGTTGGGATCATTCAGGGTCAACGTCCGGCCTTTCTCTCGGTGACGCGGCGCCGTAAGCCTACTAGCGTGGTCGCATGAGCATCCCAGATGAGACGAGTCGAACCCCGACCCCTTCGCTCGCGCCCCGCCTGCCGCGCACCGCCGCCCTCGGACCCGGCCGCGGGGGCCTGCCCCGCCTCCTGGTCGACGCCGCCGCCGGCGGCGGTGAGATCTACCTCCACGGGGCGCATCTGACGTCGTGGCGCCCCCGCGGCGGCGAGGAGGTCGTCTTCACCTCGCGCCGGGCCGTCTTCGACGGCGTGCACGCCATCCGCGGGGGCGTGCCGATTTGCGCGCCCTGGTTCGCCGGGGGAGTCGATGGGGAGAGCTCCCCCGCGCACGGCTGGGCCCGGATCCGGCCCTGGGAGCTGCGCAGCGCGCAGGCCACTGCCTCCGGCGGCGTGCGCGCCCTGTTCGCCCTGGAGCACGACGGGCTGTCCCTGCTCTACGAGGTCGGCATCGGTGAGGAGCTGAGCCTGGACCTGTCCCTGCGCAACGCGGGCGGCGCGCCGCGCACTGTGGAGGCCGCCCTGCACACCTACCTCGCCGTCGGCGACGTCACCGCGGTGTCGATCACCGGCCTGGAGGGGGCCCGCTACTCCGACCGGCTCACCGATGAGGAGCGGGTGCAGGACGGGCCCATCCGCTTCTCCGGGCGCGTGGACCGCATCTACCGGGCCCGGGGGCCCGTGGCCGTGACGGACCCGGCCGGCCGGCGGCGCATCGTCGTCACCGGGGTCCGCGCGCCCAACGCCGTGGTGTGGAACCCGTGGAACAGGGTCGCCGCGACCATGGCGGACCTGGGGGAGGAGTGGCCCTCCATGGTTTGCGTCGAGTCCGCGGCGGTGCGCGACCAGGCCGTGCGCCTGGAGCCGGGGGAGTCGATGTCACTGGGCGCGCGCATCGGGGTCGAGCCGCTCTCCTGAGGCCGGCCGGGCGCCCGCCCGCCGGGCCTCCCCCCGGACCGCCCGGACCTGTGATGCACCGCACCGGGAGCCGATTTGCCCCGCCTCGACGCGGGCGTGCTAAGTTGTCCTGCGTCGCCGCGGCGGGGTCCGCCCCGCATCGCGATGAGCGCAGTCCGAGTGGCGGAATAGGTAGACGCGCTAGCTTGAGGTGCTAGTGCCCTATTAAACGGGCGTGGGGGTTCAAGTCCCCCCTCGGACACCCGGTGCCAGGGCCCCGATTCGAACGGATCGGGGCCCTCGTCGTCCGGCCGCTCAGGCCACCCCGGCCCCGGCCCGCCGCCGCTCGTCGCGCAGGCGCACCTGACGCGCGGACCACCGCGCGCCCGCCGCGCCGCCCAGCGCGAAGACGACCAGGGGCACCGCCGTCCCCGCCGGTCCGATCCCGTCGCCGCCCGCAATGAGCGAGTCGCCGTGGAAGACGGCGGCGACGACGGCCTGCGCGGCCAGCACGGCGACGACCAGGCCGATGTGCACGGCGGTCAGGGCGTTCCACCTGTCCTCCCGGCGCCTGGCCTCGCACCACGAGGGCAGGGAGGGGGCGTCGATGCGCTCCGGGGTGATCTCCACGGGCTTCCGGTCCCCGGGCGCGCGGGCCGGGCGGCTGAGGATCAGGGCGTCGGAGCTCCTGCGGCGGGCGCAGACGAACGCCCCGCAGACCCCGTAGGCCAGGGCCGGCAGGGGCACGGGGGAGAACAGCCCCATGGACACCGGGATCACCAGGGCCACTCCGGCGGCGGCCAGCCCCAGGACCAGGATGACGCCGAGCCCCGCCGTGACCCGCCGGGCCCGGCGCGCCGCGCGGGCCACGTCGATCCGGTCGGGCCAGGCCGGCCCGGGCAGCCCGTCGCGGGTCGGCCCGCGCACCATGCGCTCCCCGCCCGGGTGGGTGAGCAGGTCGCGCCGCAGGCCCGCCTCCACGTCCAGGGGCCGGGAGGAGCCCGGCTCCTGGCGGGCGAGCCCGGCCAGCGTCCGGCGCAGGAGCCGCCACTGGTCCTCCGCCAGCCACGACGGCGTGCGCAGCACCCACGCGCGCCGCGCCAGGGTGAGCACGATCGCCGTCGTGCCGACCACTATCAGCGACACGAGAACGGCCATGAACACCTCGAAGAAGCGGTCCCCGCCGGAACCCAGCAGCTCGCGCCCCACCGTGACGGCGAACCAGTACACGCCGGCGGCCACGCCGACCGCGGCGAGCGCCGACACCAGGTGGCCGAATAAGTCCCCCGGGGACGGGGCGGCCGGGAACGGGCCGCCCCCGGTCCGCCGGTCCTCCGCCAGCGCCGCGCGGACGGCCCGCCGCACCTCCTCGACCGTCCCGACGGCGGCCAGGGGGACGGTCAGCCGCTCGCGCACCAGCCGCAGGGGGGTCGGCGAGCCGCCCAGCCCCGACTCGTAGAACGGGACGGGGCGCCCGGACCCCGCCCGGTGCTCGCCGATGCGGTCGAGCTTGAACCGGATCTCGGCGACCCGGGCGGGCACGCGCTGCTCGACGCACACCGCCCCCGAGCGCAGGCGCACCCGCACGGCCGGGCGCAGCCATCGGGGCGCGGGCGGGGCGGGCGGTGCGGGGTGCTGGCTCATGCGGACTCCTCGTCATGGGGAGGGACGCCGCCCAGCCTAGCGGGCGGGCCCGCCGGGCCCGGCCCGCGAGCCGGGGCCGGGTGCGGCGCCGGGACTATGATCGCCCGCCATGAGGCCCTTCGAGATCCGCGTTCCCGCCGCCCGTCGGGGCGGCGCGGAGCCGCCCGCGCTCCTGCTGTCCGCGCCCACCGGGGCCGATGTCGAGCGGATCGCCGAGATCTGCCAGGACCCCGACATCCAGGAGTGGACCACCGTGCCGCGCGGCTACACCCGCGCCGACGCCGAGGACTTCGTGACCGGGGCCGTCGTCGAGGGGTGGGAGAGCGGCGAGGGGCCGACCTGGGCCGTGCGCGAGGAGCGGCCGGGCGGCGCCGTCCTGGTGGGCATGATGGGCCTGTCCGGCCGGGCCGGCGGCGTCTGGGAGATCGGCTACTGGCTGGATCCGGCCGCCCGCGGACGGGGCACCGCCTCCCGCGCCGCCCGGGCCCTGGTCGAGACGGCCTTCGACCCTGACGGCCCGCTGCGCGCCGCGGCCCTGCGGTGGCGCTGCGACATCCACGACGGGGTGCCCAACTGGGCGTCGTGGCGCGTGGCCCGGGGGCTGGGCTTCCGCCGGGAGGGGCGGGTGCGCTCCCTGTTGGTCAACGACGGCGTCCTGCACGACGGCTGGATCGGCACACTCCTGCCCGGCGACCCGCGCCGCCCGGCGGCCCCCTGGGACGGGCCGGTCGTCGTGGCCGGGCGGCCGGCCGGCTCCTCCCACGCCCGCGGCGCCGACACCCCGCTGGTGGAGGCGGACGGCGTCGGCGAGCGGGAGGGCGACGACCCCGAGGCCCTCGTGCGCCGCTTCCACCGCCTCTACGGCCTGCCCATCCGCACCGACGGGCCCGGCCTGGAGCGCGAGAGCCTGCACATGCGCATGAGCCTGATCGCCGAGGAGTTCGCCGAGCTCGTCGGGGCCGTTTACGGGAAGGCCGCCCGCGGCGAGATCGAGGCCGCCTGGGGTCGGGCCGCGGCCGCCGACGACGGCGAGCGGGACACGGTGGCGGCCGCCGACGCCCTGGCGGACCTGGTCTACGTCGTCTACGGCATGGCCCTGGAGACGGGCATCGACCTGGCCGCCGTGCTCGCCGAGGTGCAGCGCTCCAATATGTCCAAGCTGGGCGCCGACGGGCGGCCGGTCTACCGCGGGGACGGCAAGGTCCTCAAGGGGCCCGACTACTTCCCCCCGGACGTGGCGGGGGTGCTCGGGATCGGGCGGCGGGAAGTGGGCGGCGGGGCCGGGTCGTGAGGGGATTCACGGCCCCGACGCCGGCCGCCTCCTCGCCGCCTCCGCCGCGCCCGCGCGACTGGACCGCCCTGGCCGTGCTCACCCTGGCGGTCACGCTCCTGGCCGTTGACGCCACGGTCCTGTCCCTGGCCATCCCCTCCTTGAGCGCCGACCTGGCTCCCAGCGCCAGCCAGCTGCTGTGGATCGGCGACGTCTACTCCTTCGTCCTGGCCGGCCTGCTGGTCACCATGGGCAATGTCGCCGACCGCATCGGCCGGCGCCGCCCGCTGCTCATCGGCACCGCCGGCTTCGGGGTCTCCAGCGTCCTGGCGGCCCTGGCCGTGGGCGCCATCGTCCCGCTCGTCTACGCCGTCATGGCCTGGCGGTACGTGCCCGCCGGGGATCCCGACCCGGCCGACCCGCCGGTCCATGGCACCATGGGCCCATGACCGAGTCCTCCGCCGTTACCGCGGCCGCGCTTGCCGAGACCAACGTCTTCGCCCGGCCGTGGGCGCTCGACCTGGGACTGCCCGATTTCGCCGCCGTGCGCCACGAGGACATCGAGCCGGCCGTGCGCGCGGGCATGGCCGCCCAGCGCCGCGAGTGGGAGGCCGTGGCCTGCGACGGGGCCGAACCCACGATCGCCAACACCGTCGCGGCCCTGGAGCGCTCCGGGGAGCTGCTCGACCGGGCCCTCACCGTCCTGGGGACGCTCACCTCGACCACGCACTGCCCCGACCTGGACGAGCTGGAGGAGGCCCTGGCCCCCGAGCTGTCGGCGCACACCGACGCCCACGACCTCGACGTCCGCCTGTACCGCCGCTTCAAGGCCCTCGACGACCTCGTCCGCGCCGCGCGCGAGGCCGGCGTCGAGCCGGTCGACGCCGACGGCGCGCCCGTCGACGGGCCGACCGCGCGTCTCATCCGCCTGACCGTCGAGGCCTTCGAGCGCGACGGCGTGGCCCTGACCGGCGCCGACGCCGACCGTCTGCGCGCGATCAACTCGCGGCTGACGGGCCTGACGACCCGCTTCGGAACCCTGGCGGCCAACGCCATGCACGCCGCGGGCGTGGCCAACTTCACCGCCGACCCCGGGCTGGCGACCGCCGAGTCGCACGCGGCGCGCGTCGAGCTGCTGGCCAGGTCCATGGGCCGCGGCCTGGGGGGCGAGTACGACACCCGCGGCCTCGTCGTCGAGATCGCCCGCCTGCGCGCCGAGCGCGCCGCCCTGCTCGGCTATCCCCACCACGCCGCCGTCGTCGCCGCCGGGTCCGCGGCCGGCACCGCCGAGGCGGTGGCCGGAATGCTGGGCCGGCTGACGCCCGCGGCCATGGCCAACGCCCGCCTTGAGGCCGAGGCCTGCGCGGCCCGCATGGCCGCCGACCCGCGCACGCGACCGGGCGAGACCTTCGGGCCGGCCGACTGGCCCCGCTACGAGCGGGCCGGGCGCAGGGAGCGCTTCGGCCTGGACGACGCCATCCTCGCCCCCTACCTGGAGCTGTGGAGCGTCGTCGAGCGGGGCGTCTTCTACGCCGCCACTCGCCTGTACGGCATTACCTTCCACGAGCGGACCGACCTGGCCGAGCGCATGTACGACCCCGATGTGCGCGTGTGGGAGGTGCGCGACGGCGCCGGGGCCGGCGCCCCAGTGCTGGGCCTGTTCGTCGGCGACTACTACGCCCGGCGGGGCAAGCGGGGCGGGGCCTGGATGGGCGCCCTGGTCGACCAGTCCCGCCTGACGGGGCGGCGCCCCGTGGTCATTAACTGCGTCAATATCGACAAGCCCGCCGACGGGCCGGCGCTGCTGACCTGGGACCAGGTCATCACCTGCTTCCACGAGTTCGGCCACGCCCTGCACGGCCTGCTGTCCGACACCTTCTGGCCCAGCGCCTCGGGCACCTCCGTGCCCTGCGACGTCGTCGAATTCCCCAGCCAGGTCAACGAGCAGTGGGCGCTCCACCCCCAGGTCCTGGCCTCCTACGCCCGCCACACGGACACCGGCGAGGCGCTTCCCGCCGGGCTCGTCGAGCGGCTGCGGGGGCAGGGGGCCTTCGGCCAGGGCTACGCCACCGCCGAGTATCTCGGAGCGGCCCTGCTCGACCAGGCCTGGCACACGCTGGGCCCCGGGCAGGGGCCCGCCGGGGCGGAGGAGGTCGAGGCCTTCGAGCACGCCGCCCTGGCCGAGCGCGGCATTGACGACGCCCTGGTCCCCCCGCGCTACCGCAGCACCTACTTCAGCCACATCTTCGCCGGCGGCTACGACGCCGGCTACTACTCCTACATCTGGAGCGAGGTCATGGACGCCGACACCGCCGAGTGGTTCCGCACGGACGGCCAGGGCGCGCGCGACGGCGACCTGGGCCTGAACCGCCGGGCCGGGGAGGCCTTCCGCCGGGAGTTCCTCTCCCGCGGGGACTCGCGCGACCCGCTGGTCTCCTACCGGGCCTACCGGGGCCGGGACCCGCGCATCGAGCCGCTCCTGTCCCGCCGCGGCCTGGCCCGAGCGCGCGGCGCGTCGGCGCCCCGCACCGCCCATAGCGCGAATCGGAAGGAGCACACATGACTCGCGTCACCATTGTCGGAGGCGGCTACGGCGGCATTGCGCTCGCCAAGGCCCTCGACGACGTCGCCGAGGTCGCCCTGGTCGAGCAGAAGGACACCTTCGTCAACCACGCCGCGGCCCTGAGGGCCGTGGTCGACCGGCGGTGGGCGGAGCGGATCTTCATGCCCTACGACCGCCTCCTGACCCGCGGGCGCGTCGTGCACGGCACCGCCCTGGCCGTGCGCGGCACCACCGTGTCGGTGACCGGAGCCGGCGACATCGACGCCGACCACCTCGTCCTGGCCACCGGCACCGCCTACCCCTTCCCGGCCAAGCACCTGGAGTCCTGCGCCGCCATTGCCCGGGCCCGCATCGAGCGCGCCCACGCCAACCTGGAGCGCGCCGGGCGCGTGCTCGTGGTGGGCGCCGGCGACGTGGGCGTGGAGCTGGTGGGGGAGATCACCTCCGCCTTCCCCGGTATCGAGGTGGTCCTGCTGGAGGCCGAGGAGCGGATCCTGCCCAACCGGGACTACCTGCCCGAGCTGCGCCAGTCCATCGACCGCCAGCTCGCCGGACGCGGCGTCGAGATCATCACCGGCGACACCCTGGCCTGGCTGCCGCCCATCGACCCCGGCGTCCTCTCGCCCTTCCGCGTGACCACCACCGGGGGCCGGCGCCT is part of the Actinomyces sp. oral taxon 414 genome and encodes:
- a CDS encoding HNH endonuclease signature motif containing protein, with the translated sequence MFEQSPTGGALPAPGGEVPDAAALAERLASLAPGADLAALVEGLMSGLLGPAVPAPLREEAQGEAALLDEGPLAPADLSLLRAAQTREIGAAGALAADALGEMGAEVLSEVVAACHRLAAWSQWALGVASACLARSPEMRTGPASWGPDGRAERFVAPEETRFRASSEIACRLGVSRASAERLLDRGEGLLDGVFTPVECLHRCGLLDEAKAALVLSRLKGVPYEVAREVQERVLPRAPQRTRPQLARDIDRALTALDPEGAGARRRHNIAQRHVGRPSPRGEGVARMSLLLPTADAFLLDATLDAVAASARASGQDRTLGQLRADALVGLCLHALRSSQHAAHRRAPGGPGEAVDPADWAEAPAQGPDPDAERRRLLPDGVPLEGLLSSLSDLVGSSSPWWTPSGTGPVPLPPGLTVRVDVTVPLDQLLPDAAAPPARGAGPRPPSSGDPPDAPVLTAGGRSAPVPALLARALAVGGTWRRIVTDPLSGAVLDVGRTRYRPPAALADLVRARDRSCTHPGCEVPARRCDLDHLRPWARGGTTSLDNLTVLCEAHHRLKHTPGWSLVRLDDGALQWRTPSGAGYRREADGTIVRLPRRVGPRSLVDPGGPVPAGLAAAVTGPVLERLERGLAQAVARAGEGAGRLETRGPRPGQRPGAFEAAPYPAALHELGLTALLDAVVPF
- a CDS encoding AI-2E family transporter, encoding MRLDAPIDSGERRAAPEPEPEETARVRVVGEVAARSSTLDSLPSWLVRGGVGAWLLLGIVAAVSLVFIGTAQVIPVFIGVFIALVITAILYPLVSFFARFMPRYPATFLGLLTALAVVAALIAYVVSSVTSQWDSLARQFSDGLDTIVDFLEHGPLPVHLTQQELVNTVQNLVEQGQEYVQSNAPSLAGEVLSNAGSIVDVFVVLALALFTAIFLLASGGRMWRWFLNELPARLRERVHRAAGAGWYTFAGYARGTVILALTDAVMAGVFLQVVGVPLAAPLAVLVFIGAFVPIIGAPAAMLVAMVVALASKGFIAMVVVGLGVAGIGQIEGHILQPLIMGRQVSLHPVVVGLAVAVGTFSAGLLGAVVAVPLVSVAWSVYSELHTKDAPVVGELPRYNAAEKG
- a CDS encoding D-hexose-6-phosphate mutarotase; translated protein: MSIPDETSRTPTPSLAPRLPRTAALGPGRGGLPRLLVDAAAGGGEIYLHGAHLTSWRPRGGEEVVFTSRRAVFDGVHAIRGGVPICAPWFAGGVDGESSPAHGWARIRPWELRSAQATASGGVRALFALEHDGLSLLYEVGIGEELSLDLSLRNAGGAPRTVEAALHTYLAVGDVTAVSITGLEGARYSDRLTDEERVQDGPIRFSGRVDRIYRARGPVAVTDPAGRRRIVVTGVRAPNAVVWNPWNRVAATMADLGEEWPSMVCVESAAVRDQAVRLEPGESMSLGARIGVEPLS
- a CDS encoding bifunctional GNAT family N-acetyltransferase/nucleoside triphosphate pyrophosphohydrolase family protein; protein product: MRPFEIRVPAARRGGAEPPALLLSAPTGADVERIAEICQDPDIQEWTTVPRGYTRADAEDFVTGAVVEGWESGEGPTWAVREERPGGAVLVGMMGLSGRAGGVWEIGYWLDPAARGRGTASRAARALVETAFDPDGPLRAAALRWRCDIHDGVPNWASWRVARGLGFRREGRVRSLLVNDGVLHDGWIGTLLPGDPRRPAAPWDGPVVVAGRPAGSSHARGADTPLVEADGVGEREGDDPEALVRRFHRLYGLPIRTDGPGLERESLHMRMSLIAEEFAELVGAVYGKAARGEIEAAWGRAAAADDGERDTVAAADALADLVYVVYGMALETGIDLAAVLAEVQRSNMSKLGADGRPVYRGDGKVLKGPDYFPPDVAGVLGIGRREVGGGAGS
- a CDS encoding M3 family metallopeptidase, producing MTESSAVTAAALAETNVFARPWALDLGLPDFAAVRHEDIEPAVRAGMAAQRREWEAVACDGAEPTIANTVAALERSGELLDRALTVLGTLTSTTHCPDLDELEEALAPELSAHTDAHDLDVRLYRRFKALDDLVRAAREAGVEPVDADGAPVDGPTARLIRLTVEAFERDGVALTGADADRLRAINSRLTGLTTRFGTLAANAMHAAGVANFTADPGLATAESHAARVELLARSMGRGLGGEYDTRGLVVEIARLRAERAALLGYPHHAAVVAAGSAAGTAEAVAGMLGRLTPAAMANARLEAEACAARMAADPRTRPGETFGPADWPRYERAGRRERFGLDDAILAPYLELWSVVERGVFYAATRLYGITFHERTDLAERMYDPDVRVWEVRDGAGAGAPVLGLFVGDYYARRGKRGGAWMGALVDQSRLTGRRPVVINCVNIDKPADGPALLTWDQVITCFHEFGHALHGLLSDTFWPSASGTSVPCDVVEFPSQVNEQWALHPQVLASYARHTDTGEALPAGLVERLRGQGAFGQGYATAEYLGAALLDQAWHTLGPGQGPAGAEEVEAFEHAALAERGIDDALVPPRYRSTYFSHIFAGGYDAGYYSYIWSEVMDADTAEWFRTDGQGARDGDLGLNRRAGEAFRREFLSRGDSRDPLVSYRAYRGRDPRIEPLLSRRGLARARGASAPRTAHSANRKEHT
- a CDS encoding NAD(P)/FAD-dependent oxidoreductase; amino-acid sequence: MTRVTIVGGGYGGIALAKALDDVAEVALVEQKDTFVNHAAALRAVVDRRWAERIFMPYDRLLTRGRVVHGTALAVRGTTVSVTGAGDIDADHLVLATGTAYPFPAKHLESCAAIARARIERAHANLERAGRVLVVGAGDVGVELVGEITSAFPGIEVVLLEAEERILPNRDYLPELRQSIDRQLAGRGVEIITGDTLAWLPPIDPGVLSPFRVTTTGGRRLEADMWFRAHGASAATGFLGEDYDEICRYDGTIRVDDRLRVVGHPGVWAIGDITDVRETKRADAARAHARVVAANIRSLIAGGSPDAVYAPRPEHVVLPLGPDGGASQILRDGERAVVGPEETSRFKGRDIFDGAMRRILGLERDDQ